The following are from one region of the Planctomonas sp. JC2975 genome:
- a CDS encoding LLM class flavin-dependent oxidoreductase, with amino-acid sequence MTVQFGLDTFGDVPLDEDGKQGPGAQTIRDVIDEAVLADELGIDAFGIGEHHRADFAVSAPDIVLSAIAARTKNITVGTAVTVLSSDDPVRVYERFATLDALSNGRAEVTLGRGSFTESFPLFGYDLSQYEKLFEEKLELFSLLRDEDPVTWAGTVRAPLTDQQVYPKTESGRLKAWVGVGGSPESVIRSVRYGIPMALAIIGGNAGRFAPYVDLYKRAQEQMGRDPMPLAMHSPGFIADTDELAMDQLYPYQKATMDRIGAERGWAPQSKEQYISEVRHGSLYVGSPETVAKRMAEAIRVLGVDRFDLKYANGPMPHELLVHSIELYATKVIPLVRELLAE; translated from the coding sequence GTGACCGTGCAGTTCGGACTGGACACATTCGGGGATGTCCCCCTCGACGAGGACGGCAAGCAGGGTCCAGGTGCGCAGACGATCCGCGATGTCATCGACGAGGCCGTGCTCGCGGACGAGCTCGGGATCGATGCCTTCGGCATCGGAGAGCACCACCGCGCGGACTTCGCGGTGAGCGCGCCGGACATCGTGCTGTCCGCGATCGCCGCCCGCACGAAGAACATCACCGTCGGCACGGCAGTGACCGTGCTCAGCTCGGATGATCCGGTGCGGGTGTACGAGCGATTCGCGACCCTGGACGCGCTCTCGAACGGCCGGGCGGAGGTAACGCTCGGACGCGGATCGTTCACCGAGTCGTTCCCCCTGTTCGGCTACGACCTGTCGCAGTACGAGAAGCTCTTCGAGGAGAAGCTGGAGCTGTTCAGCCTGCTGCGCGACGAGGATCCCGTCACGTGGGCAGGCACGGTGCGGGCGCCGCTGACGGACCAGCAGGTCTACCCGAAGACCGAATCCGGCCGCCTGAAGGCATGGGTGGGGGTCGGCGGCAGCCCGGAGAGCGTGATCCGGTCTGTTCGGTACGGGATCCCCATGGCGTTGGCCATCATCGGCGGCAACGCCGGGCGGTTCGCTCCCTATGTCGATCTGTACAAGCGTGCGCAGGAGCAGATGGGTCGCGACCCGATGCCGTTGGCCATGCACTCCCCCGGGTTCATCGCCGACACCGACGAGCTCGCCATGGACCAGCTGTATCCGTACCAGAAGGCGACCATGGACCGGATCGGCGCCGAGCGCGGCTGGGCTCCGCAGAGCAAGGAGCAGTACATCAGCGAGGTGCGCCACGGATCGCTCTACGTCGGTTCTCCGGAGACCGTCGCGAAGCGGATGGCTGAGGCGATCCGTGTGCTGGGGGTCGACCGCTTCGACCTCAAGTACGCGAACGGGCCGATGCCCCACGAACTGCTCGTGCACTCGATCGAGCTGTACGCGACGAAGGTGATCCCGCTGGTCCGCGAGCTTCTCGCGGAGTGA
- a CDS encoding YihY/virulence factor BrkB family protein has product MDALGLAKKHSDRLSKRTDKLVKSRTRHDEPDPSAAEPTRAQAAQRKREAKAASSARYGRMPWSYVLSRTLREYGRDGCSDLAAGLTYFSVLSALPALLALVSVLGLLGAGHQGSKTLLEVVDAVAPQQVQPVLSELVTQLTSSTAAGIGLVVGIVGAVWSASGYVGAFTRAVNRIYGVSEGRSTVVLRSQQVLITVVVLVLVVLVVLSLVLSGPLARTIGTALGVGDAVFTTWEVIKWPLIGVSVILAVVVLFFGAPNLRHLRLRYVATGAAVAVVVMVLGSLAFGFYTATFASYNRIYGTVGGLLVALLWVWLANLALVIGAELGSELHRGHELSLGLPAETAVLLSVRGKSASEKAAAKLRGDVAVGAAIRTAVAAQRSVV; this is encoded by the coding sequence ATGGATGCCCTCGGGCTGGCGAAGAAGCACTCCGATCGTCTGTCGAAGCGCACGGACAAGCTCGTGAAGTCGCGCACGCGGCACGACGAGCCGGATCCCTCTGCCGCGGAGCCGACCCGTGCACAGGCGGCGCAGCGCAAACGCGAGGCGAAGGCAGCGTCATCCGCCCGCTACGGTCGCATGCCATGGAGCTACGTGCTCTCGCGCACACTGCGCGAATACGGGCGAGACGGATGCTCCGACCTCGCCGCCGGCCTCACCTACTTCTCCGTCCTCTCGGCTCTTCCCGCGCTCCTCGCACTCGTCTCCGTGCTCGGCCTCCTCGGCGCCGGACACCAGGGATCCAAGACCCTCCTCGAGGTCGTCGACGCCGTCGCACCGCAGCAGGTGCAACCGGTGCTTTCCGAGCTCGTCACCCAACTGACCTCGTCGACGGCAGCGGGCATCGGACTCGTGGTCGGCATCGTCGGCGCTGTCTGGTCGGCGTCCGGCTATGTCGGGGCCTTCACCCGGGCCGTCAATCGCATCTACGGCGTCTCCGAGGGACGCAGCACCGTTGTGCTGCGCTCGCAGCAGGTGCTGATCACGGTCGTCGTACTCGTTCTCGTCGTGCTCGTGGTGCTCTCCCTCGTGCTGAGCGGACCGCTGGCACGCACGATCGGCACGGCACTCGGCGTCGGAGACGCCGTGTTCACGACCTGGGAGGTGATCAAGTGGCCGCTGATCGGCGTCTCGGTGATCCTGGCCGTTGTCGTGCTCTTCTTCGGCGCACCGAACCTGCGTCACCTGCGCCTTCGCTACGTCGCGACCGGCGCGGCCGTCGCCGTCGTCGTCATGGTGCTCGGATCGCTCGCGTTCGGCTTCTACACCGCGACTTTCGCGAGCTACAACCGCATCTACGGCACGGTCGGCGGGCTGCTCGTCGCACTGTTGTGGGTCTGGCTGGCGAACCTGGCTCTCGTCATCGGCGCCGAACTGGGATCCGAACTGCATCGCGGGCACGAGCTCTCGCTCGGCCTGCCGGCGGAGACGGCGGTGCTGCTGAGCGTTCGAGGCAAGTCGGCATCCGAGAAGGCGGCAGCGAAGCTGCGCGGCGATGTGGCGGTCGGTGCTGCCATCCGCACTGCGGTGGCCGCACAGCGTTCAGTCGTGTGA
- a CDS encoding ATP-dependent DNA ligase, which produces MTAGGASDGAGPTVVEVDGHRIKLSNLDKVLYPETGTTKGDVLSYYARIADHLIEHAHGRPATRKRWVNGVGTAEHPGQPFFQKNLDEGTPAWVPRVSIQHSDHVNVYPLVNEPAVLTWLGQIAALEIHVPQWQAGPRGARRNPDRLVLDLDPGDGVGLLECAEVAGWARDILSGMGLDPVPVTSGSKGIHLYARLDGRQTSDQASQVAHELARALEADHRGEVISTMKRVDRAGKVFIDWSQNNSNKTTIAPYSLRGRAHPTVATPRTWRELASPKLRQLDYEEVLDRVAKKGDPLADARPHAIDAGAQKPERGDAGRARDRLTVYRSKRDADKTPEPVPAGTPATTSGRSFVIQKHAARRLHYDFRLERDGVLVSWALPKGVPTDTKTNHLAVHVEDHPLDYGGFHGDIPHGEYGAGHVDIWDSGVYDLEKWRGGEEVIVTLHPSPDGGLGGKPVKVALIHTGKSGAGGSGDDKNWLIHRMVADRVRKDYSPMLATLGTQAELEHDPERWAFEDKWDGIRAIAYVTDGAVRLVTRNGNDVTAQYPELTGIADGVRSPVVIDGEIVALDDGRPDFGLLQQRMNLQDEAEISRVANRVPVRYYVFDILELDGHDITGEEYEVRRAALEHVVADRHRGVLQVPDTVDGPIDAAMKQSRSAGYEGIVAKDRRSTYAAGRRSTSWIKVKHHSTQEVVVGGWKPGEGRRENGVGSLLLGIPDGDALAYVGKVGTGFGDAELDEIAERLVGVASDTDPFDDIPAADARGVRWVEPVFVGEVEFAEWTRGGRLRQPSWRGWRTDKDPKDVVRESS; this is translated from the coding sequence ATGACAGCGGGGGGCGCTTCGGACGGTGCAGGGCCGACCGTGGTGGAGGTCGACGGGCATCGGATCAAGCTTTCGAACCTGGACAAGGTGCTGTATCCGGAGACCGGCACCACCAAGGGCGACGTGCTGTCGTACTACGCCAGGATCGCCGATCACCTGATCGAGCACGCCCATGGCAGACCGGCCACGCGCAAGCGATGGGTGAACGGGGTCGGGACGGCGGAGCATCCCGGGCAGCCGTTCTTCCAGAAGAACCTGGATGAGGGGACGCCGGCCTGGGTGCCCCGCGTGAGCATCCAGCACAGCGATCACGTGAACGTGTATCCGCTCGTGAACGAGCCCGCCGTGCTGACCTGGCTGGGGCAGATCGCCGCGCTCGAGATCCACGTGCCGCAGTGGCAGGCAGGCCCGCGTGGCGCGCGGCGCAATCCCGATCGGCTGGTGCTGGACCTCGACCCCGGCGATGGCGTTGGCCTGCTGGAGTGCGCGGAGGTCGCCGGCTGGGCGCGGGACATCCTGTCCGGCATGGGGCTGGACCCGGTTCCCGTGACGAGCGGGAGCAAGGGCATCCACCTCTACGCGCGACTGGACGGCAGGCAGACGTCCGACCAGGCGTCGCAGGTGGCCCACGAACTGGCGCGTGCACTCGAGGCCGACCATCGTGGCGAGGTGATCAGCACGATGAAGCGCGTCGATCGGGCGGGCAAGGTCTTCATCGACTGGAGCCAGAACAACTCCAACAAGACGACGATCGCGCCGTATTCGCTGCGCGGACGCGCCCATCCGACCGTCGCGACGCCCAGGACCTGGCGGGAGCTCGCATCGCCGAAGCTGCGTCAACTCGACTACGAGGAAGTGCTCGACCGCGTTGCGAAGAAGGGCGATCCCTTGGCGGATGCTCGTCCGCACGCGATCGACGCCGGCGCCCAGAAGCCCGAGCGAGGCGATGCTGGAAGGGCTCGGGATCGGCTGACCGTCTACCGCAGCAAGCGCGATGCCGACAAGACGCCCGAACCCGTGCCTGCCGGAACCCCGGCCACGACATCCGGTCGCTCGTTCGTGATCCAGAAGCATGCCGCGAGACGGCTGCACTACGACTTCCGCCTGGAGCGCGATGGAGTGCTGGTCAGCTGGGCGTTGCCCAAAGGCGTGCCGACGGACACGAAGACGAATCATCTCGCGGTGCACGTCGAGGATCATCCGCTCGACTACGGCGGCTTCCACGGGGACATTCCGCACGGGGAATACGGCGCAGGTCACGTCGACATCTGGGACTCCGGCGTCTACGACCTGGAGAAGTGGCGCGGGGGCGAGGAGGTCATCGTCACGCTGCATCCGTCGCCGGACGGCGGTCTCGGCGGTAAGCCGGTGAAGGTCGCGCTCATCCACACGGGCAAGTCCGGCGCCGGCGGATCCGGAGACGACAAGAACTGGCTGATCCATCGCATGGTCGCCGACCGCGTGCGCAAGGACTACTCCCCCATGCTCGCGACCCTCGGCACTCAGGCCGAGCTCGAGCACGACCCTGAGCGGTGGGCGTTCGAGGACAAGTGGGACGGCATCCGGGCAATCGCGTACGTGACCGACGGCGCCGTTCGCCTCGTGACCCGCAACGGGAACGATGTGACGGCGCAGTATCCCGAGCTGACCGGGATCGCGGACGGCGTGCGCTCCCCCGTCGTGATCGACGGTGAGATCGTCGCGCTCGACGACGGGCGTCCCGATTTCGGCCTGCTCCAGCAGCGGATGAACCTGCAGGACGAGGCCGAGATCTCACGCGTCGCGAACCGGGTACCCGTGCGGTACTACGTGTTCGACATCCTGGAACTCGACGGGCACGACATCACCGGCGAGGAGTACGAGGTGCGACGCGCGGCGCTCGAGCACGTCGTCGCCGACCGGCACCGGGGCGTGCTCCAGGTGCCGGACACTGTCGACGGGCCGATCGATGCAGCGATGAAGCAGAGCCGTTCCGCCGGATACGAGGGCATCGTCGCGAAGGACCGCAGGTCCACCTACGCTGCGGGGCGGCGATCCACCTCGTGGATCAAGGTGAAGCATCACTCCACGCAAGAGGTCGTCGTCGGCGGATGGAAGCCGGGCGAAGGCCGACGCGAGAACGGGGTCGGATCGCTCCTGCTCGGCATCCCGGACGGGGACGCACTCGCCTACGTCGGAAAGGTGGGGACCGGATTCGGTGACGCGGAGCTGGACGAGATCGCCGAGCGACTCGTCGGTGTCGCCAGCGATACGGACCCGTTCGACGACATTCCCGCCGCCGATGCCCGCGGGGTGCGGTGGGTCGAACCCGTGTTCGTCGGCGAGGTGGAGTTCGCCGAATGGACCAGGGGCGGCAGGCTCCGTCAACCGTCGTGGCGCGGATGGCGCACCGACAAGGATCCGAAGGACGTCGTGCGCGAGAGCTCGTGA
- a CDS encoding Ku protein, with protein MRAIGKRVIAFGLVNVPVKIYSATEDHDVSLHQVHDKDGGRIRYQRRCEIDGEIVPYEHIVKAYDSGDQTVVLTDEDLSSLPEERSNEIEVVEFVPDDQVDPIMFERSYFLEPDSRSSKAYVLLRQTLEATNRTAIVKFALRQKTRLGALRVRDGILMLQGLLWADEVRQPEFSSLSETVQITDKELDMSSKLVASYESDFEPEKYDDDYQIQLQKLIDAKLEQGDTIDTEATFGQESEGEKGEVLDLMEALRRSVEKNRGEKGSAASAGKAGGSKVSGERATRGSRKKAG; from the coding sequence ATGCGAGCCATCGGCAAGCGCGTCATCGCGTTCGGACTGGTCAACGTGCCGGTGAAGATCTACAGCGCGACGGAAGACCACGACGTGTCGCTGCACCAGGTGCACGACAAGGATGGCGGACGCATCCGCTACCAGCGTCGCTGCGAGATCGACGGGGAGATCGTCCCGTACGAGCACATCGTGAAGGCTTACGACTCCGGCGACCAGACGGTTGTGCTGACGGATGAGGACCTCTCGTCCTTGCCGGAGGAGCGCAGCAACGAGATCGAAGTGGTCGAGTTCGTTCCCGACGACCAGGTCGATCCGATCATGTTCGAGCGCAGCTACTTCCTCGAGCCCGATTCCCGCTCCTCGAAGGCGTACGTGCTCCTCCGGCAGACCCTGGAGGCCACCAACCGCACCGCCATCGTCAAGTTCGCATTGCGCCAGAAGACGCGACTCGGTGCGCTGCGCGTGCGAGACGGCATCCTCATGTTGCAGGGCTTGCTCTGGGCCGACGAGGTGCGACAACCGGAGTTCTCGAGCCTGTCGGAGACCGTGCAGATCACCGACAAAGAGCTCGACATGTCGTCGAAGCTCGTGGCGAGCTACGAGAGCGACTTCGAGCCGGAGAAGTACGACGACGACTACCAGATCCAGCTCCAGAAGCTCATCGACGCCAAGCTCGAGCAGGGCGACACCATCGACACCGAGGCCACGTTCGGCCAAGAGTCAGAGGGGGAGAAGGGCGAGGTCCTCGACCTCATGGAGGCGCTGAGGCGCAGTGTCGAGAAGAACCGCGGCGAGAAGGGGAGTGCGGCATCGGCCGGGAAGGCCGGCGGTTCTAAGGTGAGCGGCGAGCGGGCGACCCGCGGATCCCGCAAGAAGGCGGGCTGA
- a CDS encoding NUDIX domain-containing protein, producing the protein MVLERRPLGSGDGWVNGPDGRRFWGTFGAAGLLVTLPDAGVLLQHRAEWSHFGGTWGLPGGARHKGESAQQGAIREASEEAGVPSASVRPRFLSLLDLGWWSYSTVVAATSEFFEPVIGDAESIEVCWVPVDEVASLPLHPGFAERWPQLRDDLGRDPVVIVDAANVVGSRPDGWWRDRAGAAARLVHRLATLDQVGWPADALGLPHHAWWPSVVVVLEGEAKRMPDSEHPNSLTIVRAETDGDSAIVEQVRSLSRPDQAIVVTADRGLADRVTALGASTASPGGLLRAFDALA; encoded by the coding sequence ATGGTGCTGGAGAGACGTCCGCTCGGAAGCGGCGACGGCTGGGTGAACGGTCCGGACGGCCGCCGATTCTGGGGCACGTTCGGCGCGGCTGGACTGCTGGTCACGCTTCCCGATGCCGGGGTGCTGCTCCAGCATCGCGCGGAGTGGAGCCACTTCGGCGGCACGTGGGGTCTGCCCGGCGGCGCACGCCACAAAGGGGAGAGCGCGCAGCAAGGCGCCATTCGGGAGGCCTCGGAGGAGGCCGGAGTCCCTTCGGCGTCGGTGCGACCGCGGTTCCTCTCCCTGCTCGACCTCGGCTGGTGGTCCTACTCCACGGTCGTGGCGGCGACGAGCGAGTTCTTCGAGCCGGTGATCGGCGATGCCGAGAGCATCGAGGTGTGCTGGGTCCCCGTCGACGAGGTAGCGTCGTTGCCTTTGCACCCGGGATTCGCCGAGCGCTGGCCGCAGCTGCGCGACGACCTGGGCCGCGATCCCGTCGTCATCGTCGACGCCGCCAATGTCGTGGGGTCCCGACCCGACGGCTGGTGGCGCGACCGCGCGGGTGCCGCGGCACGGCTCGTGCACCGGCTGGCGACCCTGGACCAGGTGGGCTGGCCCGCCGACGCGCTCGGTCTGCCCCATCACGCGTGGTGGCCGAGCGTCGTGGTGGTGCTAGAAGGCGAGGCGAAGCGGATGCCCGACTCCGAGCATCCGAATTCCCTCACCATCGTTCGCGCCGAAACCGACGGAGATTCCGCGATCGTGGAACAGGTGCGCTCGCTGTCGCGGCCGGATCAGGCGATCGTCGTCACCGCGGACAGGGGACTCGCAGATCGGGTGACAGCCCTCGGCGCTTCAACGGCATCGCCCGGCGGCCTGCTGCGAGCGTTCGACGCCCTCGCCTGA
- a CDS encoding DUF1295 domain-containing protein, translated as MSPVIVCLWILAAICVATWVLSLITKEYSWVDRIWSLVPVAYVWVYAVAAGMTDVRLDVMAALVTLWGARLTFNFARKGGYAPGGEDYRWAFLRSRIAGWKWFLFNLFFIVIYQNVLLFLITLPAWTAYQHRTPFTVLDVVAVVVFLAFLVGETVADQQQWDFHHWKASEVVAGREPSPRFLQSGLFRFSRHPNFFFEQAQWWVVFFFGAIAAGSVLQWTVLGAVLLTALFIGSTVFTESISRRRYPEYADYQATTSPIVPWPPRRRAAEAATR; from the coding sequence ATGTCCCCCGTGATCGTGTGCCTGTGGATCCTCGCCGCCATCTGCGTCGCGACGTGGGTGCTGTCGTTGATCACGAAGGAATACTCCTGGGTCGACCGGATCTGGTCGCTGGTCCCCGTCGCCTATGTGTGGGTCTATGCCGTGGCCGCAGGGATGACGGACGTGCGGCTGGATGTGATGGCCGCGCTCGTCACGCTGTGGGGAGCGCGCCTCACCTTCAACTTCGCCCGCAAGGGCGGCTACGCACCGGGCGGCGAGGACTATCGCTGGGCGTTCCTGCGCTCGAGGATCGCTGGCTGGAAGTGGTTCCTGTTCAACCTCTTCTTCATCGTGATCTACCAGAACGTGCTGCTCTTTCTGATCACGCTCCCCGCGTGGACGGCGTACCAGCATCGCACGCCGTTCACTGTGCTGGACGTCGTCGCTGTCGTCGTGTTCCTCGCCTTCCTCGTCGGGGAGACCGTTGCCGATCAGCAGCAATGGGACTTCCACCATTGGAAGGCGTCGGAAGTCGTGGCAGGACGCGAGCCGTCTCCGCGCTTCCTCCAGTCGGGCCTGTTCCGCTTCTCGCGGCACCCCAACTTCTTCTTCGAGCAGGCGCAGTGGTGGGTGGTGTTCTTCTTCGGGGCGATCGCCGCCGGATCCGTGCTGCAATGGACGGTGCTCGGCGCTGTCCTCCTCACAGCGCTGTTCATCGGTTCGACCGTGTTCACGGAGAGCATTTCGCGCAGGCGGTATCCGGAGTACGCGGATTACCAGGCCACGACGTCGCCGATCGTCCCGTGGCCGCCGCGGCGCAGGGCGGCTGAGGCAGCCACACGCTGA
- a CDS encoding CDP-alcohol phosphatidyltransferase family protein — translation MAQASGTVSSRVLTVPNLLSFFRLALVPVFLWFVIAAWDAWALVVLIIASVTDFFDGYLARRLGQVSRLGQLLDPAADRLYIFAALIGLAWRDLLPWWLVIAIIARDVMLLILGIVLANHGHGPLPVHHLGKVATFALLVALPVLMLGEAFHEIAWASQPIGWAIALWGAFLYWWAGILYVRETARVVRRAPANDGVASDTLSGEEVDGG, via the coding sequence GTGGCACAGGCATCCGGCACGGTCTCCTCGCGAGTGCTGACCGTCCCCAATCTGCTGAGCTTCTTCCGGCTCGCGCTGGTTCCTGTCTTCCTGTGGTTCGTCATCGCCGCCTGGGATGCGTGGGCGCTTGTCGTGCTCATCATCGCCAGCGTGACGGACTTCTTCGACGGATATCTGGCCCGACGCCTCGGCCAGGTATCGCGCCTCGGCCAGTTGCTCGACCCGGCAGCGGATCGGCTGTACATCTTCGCCGCCCTGATCGGCCTCGCCTGGCGGGACCTGCTGCCGTGGTGGCTCGTGATCGCGATCATCGCCAGGGACGTGATGCTCCTCATCCTCGGCATCGTGCTGGCGAACCACGGACACGGTCCGCTCCCCGTGCACCATCTCGGCAAGGTGGCGACGTTCGCGCTCCTCGTGGCGCTCCCTGTGCTGATGCTGGGCGAGGCCTTCCACGAGATCGCCTGGGCGTCGCAGCCCATCGGCTGGGCGATAGCCCTTTGGGGTGCGTTCCTGTACTGGTGGGCCGGCATCCTCTATGTTCGCGAAACCGCCCGGGTGGTGCGGCGCGCGCCTGCCAACGATGGCGTGGCATCCGATACGCTTTCCGGAGAGGAGGTCGACGGTGGCTGA
- a CDS encoding FHA domain-containing protein: MAEQNDPNREAQRAGGDDTTAGFGEEFAAAMNAQAAGVTPEEREAIGALPSGSALLIVRRGPNTGARFLLDADITTAGRHPDADIFLDDVTVSRRHAEFIRHGNVFEVKDLGSLNGTYFDGVRVESAILSDGAEVQIGKFRLTFYAARSDLDASASA; encoded by the coding sequence GTGGCTGAGCAGAACGACCCGAACCGCGAAGCGCAGCGAGCCGGGGGAGACGACACGACCGCGGGCTTCGGTGAGGAATTCGCCGCAGCGATGAACGCGCAGGCGGCTGGAGTCACTCCCGAAGAGCGCGAGGCTATAGGTGCATTGCCGAGCGGATCGGCCCTCTTGATCGTGCGACGCGGACCCAACACGGGTGCGCGGTTCCTCTTGGACGCCGACATCACGACGGCCGGCCGGCACCCCGATGCCGACATCTTCCTCGACGACGTGACGGTGTCACGTCGGCATGCGGAGTTCATCCGCCACGGGAACGTGTTCGAGGTCAAGGACCTCGGGTCGCTCAACGGCACGTACTTCGATGGCGTCCGCGTGGAGAGCGCCATCCTGAGCGACGGTGCCGAGGTGCAGATCGGCAAGTTCCGGCTCACGTTCTACGCCGCCCGCTCCGACCTGGACGCGTCAGCGTCGGCCTGA
- a CDS encoding MerR family transcriptional regulator codes for MSRESTQARESAAARGPLLGIGQVLAQLTPDFPDLAPSKLRFLEEQGLVTPARTASGYRKFCADDVERLRTILTLQREHYLPLKVIRGYLAEQDAGRTPIIPGATGPTRPSILSTGRRFSREELLSEADAAPALLQEAIASSLIVPADVYGEDQLTVLKALVELHRSGIEPRHLRGLRASAERDIGLIETALAPVARRSDTSARARAGELGRELADDLETVRSGIVRAALARLAQ; via the coding sequence ATGTCCCGCGAGTCCACCCAGGCGCGCGAATCCGCGGCAGCCCGTGGACCGCTCCTCGGCATCGGTCAGGTGCTTGCGCAGCTGACCCCGGACTTCCCGGACCTGGCGCCGTCCAAACTGCGGTTCCTCGAGGAGCAGGGGCTCGTCACGCCCGCTCGCACGGCATCGGGGTACCGCAAGTTCTGCGCGGATGACGTCGAGCGACTCCGCACCATCCTCACCCTGCAGCGAGAGCACTATTTGCCGCTGAAGGTGATCCGCGGATATCTCGCCGAGCAGGACGCCGGCCGCACCCCGATCATCCCCGGTGCGACGGGCCCCACACGGCCGAGCATTCTCTCAACGGGCCGACGCTTCAGCAGGGAAGAACTGTTGAGCGAAGCGGATGCCGCTCCCGCGCTTCTTCAGGAGGCTATCGCCTCATCGCTCATCGTCCCCGCCGACGTGTACGGAGAGGACCAGCTCACCGTGCTCAAGGCGCTCGTCGAACTGCACCGGAGCGGAATCGAGCCGCGCCACCTGCGTGGCCTGCGGGCTTCGGCCGAGCGGGACATCGGTCTCATCGAGACTGCGCTGGCACCCGTCGCACGGCGTTCCGACACGAGCGCGCGTGCCCGTGCCGGCGAACTCGGCCGGGAACTCGCAGACGATCTGGAAACGGTGCGATCGGGCATCGTTCGAGCCGCCCTCGCGCGGCTGGCGCAGTGA
- a CDS encoding MerR family transcriptional regulator yields the protein MTEVRRNDDARYDLGFLFTDGLPEMDDVTGYRGAVAARAAGISYRQLDYWARTGLVEPTVRGAAGSGSQRLYGFRDILVLKLVKRLLDTGISLQQIRTAVEQLRREGVSDLAQTTLMSDGASVYLCTSDDEVIDLVGRGQGVFGIAVGKVLREVETSLVELDVQATDSMDELAQRRASKKIS from the coding sequence ATGACCGAAGTTCGTCGAAACGACGACGCTCGCTACGACCTCGGGTTCCTCTTCACCGACGGGCTCCCAGAGATGGATGACGTGACGGGTTACCGCGGCGCAGTCGCTGCGCGGGCCGCGGGCATCAGCTATCGACAGCTCGACTACTGGGCACGTACGGGACTCGTCGAGCCCACCGTCCGCGGGGCCGCCGGCAGCGGATCGCAACGGCTCTACGGATTCCGCGACATCCTCGTGCTCAAGCTCGTGAAGCGCCTCCTCGACACCGGGATCTCACTGCAGCAGATCCGCACCGCCGTCGAGCAGTTGCGGCGAGAGGGCGTCAGCGACCTGGCGCAGACCACCCTCATGAGCGATGGCGCCAGCGTTTACCTCTGCACGTCGGACGACGAGGTCATCGATCTTGTGGGCCGTGGGCAGGGAGTTTTCGGGATCGCCGTCGGCAAGGTGCTGCGCGAGGTCGAGACCAGCCTGGTCGAGCTGGATGTGCAGGCAACTGACTCCATGGACGAGCTCGCCCAGCGTCGCGCATCGAAGAAGATCTCGTAG
- a CDS encoding ParA family protein: protein MHVLSVSSLKGGVGKTTVTLGLASAAFAKGLRTLVVDLDPQSDVSTGMDITIAGHLNVADVLASPKEKVVRAAIAPSGWTRGHPGKVDVMIGSPSAINFDGPHPSIRDIWKLEEALANVEHDYDLVLIDCAPSLNALTRTAWAASDRVSVVTEPGLFSVAAADRALRAIEEIRRGLSPRLQPLGIIVNRARVQSLEHQFRIKELRDMFGPLVLSPQLPERTSLQQAQGAAKPLHVWPGESAQEMAHNFDMLLERVLRTARMGDYADN from the coding sequence GTGCATGTGCTCAGCGTCAGCTCACTCAAGGGCGGTGTCGGAAAGACCACGGTGACCTTGGGGCTCGCTTCGGCGGCATTCGCCAAGGGACTGCGCACTCTGGTGGTGGATCTCGACCCGCAGTCCGATGTCTCAACCGGCATGGACATCACGATCGCCGGCCACCTCAACGTGGCGGATGTGCTCGCCTCTCCGAAGGAGAAGGTCGTGCGAGCGGCGATCGCACCGAGTGGATGGACGCGAGGGCATCCGGGCAAGGTCGACGTGATGATCGGCAGCCCGTCGGCCATCAACTTCGACGGACCGCACCCTTCGATCCGCGACATCTGGAAGCTCGAAGAGGCCCTCGCCAACGTCGAGCACGACTACGACCTGGTTCTCATCGACTGCGCTCCTTCGCTCAACGCACTCACGCGCACCGCATGGGCGGCGAGTGACCGCGTGTCGGTCGTCACCGAACCCGGCCTCTTCTCCGTCGCGGCAGCGGACCGCGCGCTTCGCGCCATCGAAGAGATCCGTCGCGGACTCTCCCCCCGCTTGCAGCCGCTCGGCATCATCGTGAACCGCGCCCGCGTTCAGTCACTCGAGCACCAGTTCCGCATCAAAGAGTTGCGCGACATGTTCGGCCCGCTGGTGCTGTCGCCCCAGCTGCCGGAGCGCACATCGTTGCAGCAGGCTCAGGGTGCTGCGAAGCCGCTTCATGTGTGGCCGGGCGAGAGCGCCCAGGAGATGGCACACAACTTCGACATGCTCCTCGAGCGCGTGCTCAGGACGGCACGCATGGGCGACTACGCCGACAATTAG